From one Diorhabda carinulata isolate Delta chromosome 12, icDioCari1.1, whole genome shotgun sequence genomic stretch:
- the LOC130900341 gene encoding trypsin iota-like, which yields MTGCGFCDTLVIIFLFLTVSGDDSYELPDQKFVTADNYFYQASIHLNYNDEFLCGAAVVSSYEVLTVGSCLYYSWGGIIPPIIVAVKVGGSDLNSTNFKTADVSNITFHDDFDTSTMQYDLAVIRTSTPFQSSRYAIGSISIATETASSYGNCTVTGWNKETCILQSVDVEVIDCGDLYDKKVCAQPISSNDILCENSLGSLLVCNSTLIGILSVVPDCDLPNQQLIFEVAKYAVGMIGDDFISSNTSAMVRHSTILEYLFGILIFFMNLFL from the exons ATGACTGGATGCGGTTTTTGTGATACGTTGGtgattatatttctttttttaacag TTTCAGGTGACGATTCTTATGAACTACCAgatcaaaaatttgttacagCAGACAACTATTTCTATCAG GCGTCAATCCATCTTAATTACAATGATGAATTTTTGTGTGGCGCTGCTGTAGTTTCTTCATACGAAGTACTTACCGTTGGAAGTTGTCTTTACTATAGTTGGGGTGGCATTATACCTCCCATTATAGTCGCCGTTAAAGTCGGTGGTAGTGATTTGAATagtacaaattttaaaacagctGACGTATCTAATATAACTTTCCATGATGATTTTGATACCAGTACCATGCAATATGATTTAGCTGTGATACGT accTCTACACCGTTTCAATCTAGCAGATATGCAATTGGATCAATTTCTATAGCAACAGAAACAGCATCTAGTTATGGTAACTGTACAGTTACAGGGTGGAATAAG GAGACCTGCATTCTGCAATCTGTTGATGTAGAAGTAATCGATTGTGGTGATCTGtatgataaaaaagtttgtgcACAACCAATATCTTCGAATGATATTTTATGCGAA aactCATTAGGTAGCTTGCTGGTTTGTAATAGTACCCTCATCGGTATTTTGTCAGTGGTACCAGATTGCGATTTACCTAATCAACAATTGATTTTTGAAGTAGCAAAATACGCAGTTGGTATGATAGGTGATGATTTTATTTCGTCTAATACGTCTGCGATGGTCCGACACTCGACGATTTTGGAGTACTTGTTTGGAATactcatttttttcatgaatttatttttatag